The sequence GCCCCGATGTCCCCCTCCCCGCGCCGGAGGGCATGTCCGATCTCAGGGCGCGGAAGGAAGCGGACGACCGGATCGAGCCCGAGCTCGCGGGCAAACCCTAAAAGGATCTCCCATTCAAGCCCGGTGATCCCCTCGTTCTCGCGGGAAAGGAGCCCGGGAGCCTCGTCCGCCAGGATCACCAGCCGCCCGGTCTTGCGGATCGAAAGGATGTAGATGAACGTCACCAGCCCGGCCCCGATCGCCGCCTCGGTCAGCCCCACGTCCGGGGCGTGGAACAGGAGATAGACCGCAGCGATCACAAAGCTGAACAGGCCCATCGCTATCACCGCGGTCAACCGCCGTGCCCGCGTCAGTGCGAACACCGCGATCACCGGAAGCGCAAGCAAAAGGACCGTCTGCACTGTCATTCCTTTTCCTCCCCCGAGTGGCGGTTGACGAACGCGCTCTTGGCGATCGCATGAGTGACGATCGGGTTGGTGACCAGGATCAGGACCAGCAGAAGCCCGAGCCCGAGGGAGATCGGGGTGAGGCCGCTTCGCACCATCAATCCGATCAGGATCAGTCCCACCCCGGCGTTATCCGACACTCCGCTCGCCTGCAACCGCGAGTAGATGTCAGGGAGACGGAGGATGCCGATCGTCCCGATCAAGACGAATCCCGTTCCGATCCCGATGAGGATCATTCCGATCATCGGTGCAGCTCCCCCCGCTCCATGAACCGGGCGATCACGAGCACCCCGAGGAAGCTCACCCCGGCGTAGGTGATGATCATGTCGAGGTAGAACTCCTTTCCCGCGGTAGCCGCGAGGACGGCAAGGAGGACCACAAGCCGGTTCGAGGCGGCGTTGTACGCCAGAACGCGGTCCCATGGGCTCGGCCCGGCGAATAGCCGCCCCAGGACGGCGAGGAACGCGGCGATGAGAAGGCCTTCCACGACCGTCATCCGCTCCTCCGGAAGATCGCGTCCAGTCTCCGTTCGAGTGACTCCTTCACCCCGCGCCAGTCCCATGTGCTCCCTCCCCGGCGCAGCCAGTGAACGTAGAGAAGGTCGTCGTCGAGGAGGAGGGAGATCGTCGATGGGGTGAGGGTGATCGCGTTCAACAGGAGGAATCGACCGAGCGGATCGGAGACCTTGGTTGGGACGGCAACGATCCTCCCTTCAGGGCGAGGGGAGAGGATCACGTAGCTCGTGTACAGGGTCGAGGCGACCAACCGCCACAGGAGGAGCCCGATGAACAGGACGAGCTGGTGGGGCCGTCGAAAAAGGGCGAGGAGCGCCCGGTTCACGCGCGGGAACAAGCGCCACTGCAGCAGCGCCACTCCGGCGGCGACCAACCCGCCGACCGAGATGGACAACGGATCGAACCGGCGCGCGAGGGCGATCCACACCCCGAACAACCCGACGAATACGACGATCATCCTCCCCCCTTCCTTCTACATAATCCCCGGGAGGGGGTGCTCGAGCAAGAAGGTAGTCAGGGGCGCGGATAGAGAGGACGGCTTCTTGACCGGTTTGCCGGCTCTGGCTATGCTACGCTCACCCGGTGCTTAACAGGAGGTTAAGTTGGAATTACGACCACTCCGGCTTCCACAGGACCTGATCCCGCTTGGGAAAATGATATGCCATACGTTCCAATATCCGGAAAACCCGGAGTGGAGCGTGCAGACGGACGAGAAGGAACAGATCGTCGATACGATCAGGATCTTCCGGCGGTTGTGGCCGCTCGTCCGCCTCGGGCAGTACCTCTCCCCCTCATTGCGCGACATGCTCAGGGGATACGTCGCGGTCGAGGACGGGAGGATCGTTGGGCTGACGATGGTACAACGCCACGGGACGACGGATACGTGGGTCGTCGGAACGGTCGGCGTCCTGCCCGAGTACCGGCGTCGCGGCCTCGCCCGCGCGACCCTGGAGAGCGCGCTCGAGTTGATGCGAAAGCGCGGAGCGCGGAGAGCCTGGCTCAGCGTCATCAACGGCAACACCCCGGCGCAGCGCCTGTACGAAAGCCTGGGATTCGAGGTGTACGACGCGATGATCGACTACACACTGACCGCGCCATCGCTCCCGTCGGTTCCGAAGATCCCCGATGGATACTCGATTTCCCGTCTCCCCCGCTCCGACTGGAGGACGAGGTTCGAACTGGAAGAGCGCATCGTTCCCGAGGAGACGCGGCGGTACGAACCGGTCGAACCAGGGCGGTTCCGCCAGCCGTTGCCCCTCCTCTTGCTCCTACCGATCATCAACCGCGCCCAACACACGGCGGAAGAGGCGTTTGTGGTGCGCGAGACCGACGGCGATAAGGCGGTGGCCTGGTGTCGGTACGCAGCCTCGACCCGGGGGAAGGGGGTGAACAGCATCGCCGTGCGGCTCGATCCGGCCCGTCCGGAGCTCGCGGATTACCTCGTCGGGCGGATGCTGCACGAGGTCGTATCCAAGAGCCCGAACCTGCGGGTTGAGATCGACGTCCCGCGCTGGATGCCGGCGGTCGCCGCGGCGGTGGAGTCGTTCGGGTTCAAAAGACGGGTGGAGTACCTGAAGATGGGACTGGAGCTGTAGTCGCACCGCGGTAAATATGAACCTCTGACTCAGGCCGACGCGCATACACCGTCGATGTCGGGATTCACTGCCTGATCCCTACAGATCACATAGCAAGGGCATTTTTTGCTTTACTCAATGGACTGAGTCATTTTACTCATGACGGCGGGAACAAGCCCCGACGAAGAATAGCAGCTTTTATGCGTCGCACGTTGTGTGCGATGGATCTTTCCTTCCTGTGGCAAGGTGCTGCCGGAAAGCAGGGGCAGCGATCACGCCGTCGGTGCGGAAGGTGAAAGAGGGGAGCGCCAAGACCCTGTAAG is a genomic window of Candidatus Bipolaricaulota bacterium containing:
- a CDS encoding DUF4040 domain-containing protein, which translates into the protein MTVQTVLLLALPVIAVFALTRARRLTAVIAMGLFSFVIAAVYLLFHAPDVGLTEAAIGAGLVTFIYILSIRKTGRLVILADEAPGLLSRENEGITGLEWEILLGFARELGLDPVVRFLPRPEIGHALRRGEGDIGA
- a CDS encoding monovalent cation/H(+) antiporter subunit G; the protein is MIGMILIGIGTGFVLIGTIGILRLPDIYSRLQASGVSDNAGVGLILIGLMVRSGLTPISLGLGLLLVLILVTNPIVTHAIAKSAFVNRHSGEEKE
- a CDS encoding cation:proton antiporter (subunit F of antiporter complex involved in resistance to high concentrations of Na+, K+, Li+ and/or alkali) produces the protein MTVVEGLLIAAFLAVLGRLFAGPSPWDRVLAYNAASNRLVVLLAVLAATAGKEFYLDMIITYAGVSFLGVLVIARFMERGELHR
- a CDS encoding Na+/H+ antiporter subunit E, whose translation is MIVVFVGLFGVWIALARRFDPLSISVGGLVAAGVALLQWRLFPRVNRALLALFRRPHQLVLFIGLLLWRLVASTLYTSYVILSPRPEGRIVAVPTKVSDPLGRFLLLNAITLTPSTISLLLDDDLLYVHWLRRGGSTWDWRGVKESLERRLDAIFRRSG
- a CDS encoding GNAT family N-acetyltransferase — its product is MELRPLRLPQDLIPLGKMICHTFQYPENPEWSVQTDEKEQIVDTIRIFRRLWPLVRLGQYLSPSLRDMLRGYVAVEDGRIVGLTMVQRHGTTDTWVVGTVGVLPEYRRRGLARATLESALELMRKRGARRAWLSVINGNTPAQRLYESLGFEVYDAMIDYTLTAPSLPSVPKIPDGYSISRLPRSDWRTRFELEERIVPEETRRYEPVEPGRFRQPLPLLLLLPIINRAQHTAEEAFVVRETDGDKAVAWCRYAASTRGKGVNSIAVRLDPARPELADYLVGRMLHEVVSKSPNLRVEIDVPRWMPAVAAAVESFGFKRRVEYLKMGLEL